Proteins from a genomic interval of Stenotrophomonas sp. WZN-1:
- a CDS encoding XVIPCD domain-containing protein gives MSGLTQKDIRILIDYADAGNRELYWNYLSQLPGSDGYGTLALGVVRNDSLPGRVANAYAQSHARSQSDEGSRFPNAELSERQWEAFGRTLLREDLELRQAWMGNGRADLALNLPGADVMLAHDRAFEQHRLDPNCWTPRVLLQAASDKSGPEKLEQIWTNMLDNDYAGGPRVGNTSVDAVSQMGWAKGGQYLTRLSVLEATQALEGRSAVDPNVIGGNSYYAMYFEADRKWASVSAGGGHMSMREITDPARIAELNDAREVRLERQEKRTQFHPDDPYRTITRSPLTAAVDAVPDPAQAPTRLADIGPGHREYALMQQVREGVAAIDASAGRTHDENSERLVASVMALARHNQLERADHVLLSAQTADHPAGRNVFVVQGELNDPAHLRAAMPTDVAVQTPVAQSLQQIEAASLERKQAAMQRQQDIDLQARESHSIRMG, from the coding sequence ATGAGCGGCCTGACCCAGAAGGACATCAGAATCCTCATCGATTATGCGGATGCCGGTAATCGTGAGCTGTACTGGAACTACCTGTCGCAACTGCCGGGTTCGGACGGCTACGGTACGCTGGCACTAGGTGTGGTGCGTAATGACAGTTTGCCTGGACGCGTGGCCAATGCCTACGCGCAAAGCCATGCCAGATCTCAGAGTGACGAAGGTTCGCGCTTTCCAAATGCTGAGCTGAGCGAGCGCCAGTGGGAAGCATTCGGCCGGACACTGCTGCGGGAAGATCTGGAGCTTCGACAGGCGTGGATGGGAAACGGACGTGCGGATCTCGCGCTGAATCTGCCTGGTGCTGACGTCATGCTCGCCCATGACCGCGCTTTCGAGCAGCACAGACTGGACCCCAATTGCTGGACTCCTCGAGTGCTCCTGCAAGCCGCCTCGGACAAGAGCGGCCCCGAGAAGTTGGAGCAGATCTGGACCAACATGCTCGACAATGACTACGCCGGGGGCCCGCGCGTAGGCAACACCAGCGTCGATGCCGTCAGCCAGATGGGATGGGCGAAGGGCGGGCAGTACCTGACCCGGTTGAGCGTGCTGGAAGCCACCCAGGCACTGGAGGGCCGCTCGGCGGTCGATCCGAACGTCATCGGTGGCAACAGCTACTACGCGATGTACTTCGAAGCCGACAGGAAATGGGCCAGTGTCAGCGCGGGCGGCGGCCACATGTCGATGCGCGAGATCACCGATCCCGCCCGTATCGCCGAACTCAACGACGCCCGCGAGGTTCGTCTGGAGCGGCAGGAGAAGCGGACCCAGTTCCACCCGGACGATCCGTACCGGACCATTACCCGCAGCCCGCTTACCGCAGCAGTGGACGCCGTGCCTGATCCCGCACAGGCACCGACCCGTCTGGCCGACATTGGTCCGGGCCATCGCGAGTACGCATTGATGCAGCAGGTGCGCGAAGGCGTGGCCGCGATCGATGCGAGTGCTGGGCGTACCCACGATGAGAACAGCGAGCGCCTCGTGGCGAGCGTGATGGCATTGGCGCGCCACAACCAGCTCGAACGCGCCGACCATGTGCTGCTGAGTGCCCAGACCGCCGATCACCCGGCCGGCCGCAACGTATTTGTGGTGCAGGGCGAGTTGAATGATCCGGCGCATCTGCGGGCCGCCATGCCTACGGATGTTGCGGTGCAGACGCCGGTTGCACAATCCCTGCAGCAGATCGAGGCTGCCAGCCTTGAGCGCAAGCAGGCGGCCATGCAGCGCCAGCAGGATATCGATCTGCAGGCGCGCGAGAGTCACTCGATACGCATGGGGTGA
- a CDS encoding TetR/AcrR family transcriptional regulator produces MTPPPGRREQRKTETRQTISDVATALIIRRGFESVSMSEIADAAGVSRKTVFNYFASKEDLVFDRDEEARTLLREGMTARRGMAPLAAFQSLVRELLGSGHPLLRINAGAAAFWSTVADSPVLVAHARRLQAQLADDLAQLMADAVGRPAHDAEARLGAAMLLASMVAAYEEGLASQRQGEDPREAMLQLIVRGGTGVLVALAGTPYTDPGLRP; encoded by the coding sequence ATGACCCCGCCGCCGGGCCGCCGCGAGCAGCGCAAGACCGAGACCCGACAGACCATTTCGGATGTCGCCACCGCGCTGATCATCCGCCGTGGCTTCGAGTCCGTGTCCATGTCCGAGATCGCCGATGCGGCCGGGGTCTCGCGCAAGACGGTCTTCAATTATTTCGCCAGCAAGGAAGACCTGGTGTTCGACCGCGATGAGGAGGCCCGCACCCTGCTCCGCGAGGGGATGACGGCGCGCCGCGGCATGGCCCCGCTGGCCGCGTTTCAATCGCTGGTGCGGGAGCTGCTCGGCAGCGGCCATCCCCTGCTGCGGATCAATGCCGGTGCGGCGGCCTTCTGGTCAACGGTGGCCGACAGCCCGGTACTGGTGGCGCACGCACGCCGGCTGCAGGCGCAACTGGCCGACGACCTGGCGCAGCTGATGGCAGACGCCGTCGGCCGGCCGGCGCACGACGCGGAGGCACGCCTGGGCGCAGCCATGCTGCTGGCGTCGATGGTGGCCGCCTATGAGGAAGGACTGGCCAGCCAGCGGCAGGGCGAGGATCCACGCGAGGCCATGCTGCAGCTGATCGTGCGGGGTGGCACCGGCGTGCTGGTGGCCTTGGCCGGTACCCCGTATACCGACCCGGGCCTGCGTCCATAG
- a CDS encoding NADH:flavin oxidoreductase/NADH oxidase family protein has product MSLFSPLALPSGAVIRNRIAKAAMEENMADADHAPSAALLQLYQRWADGGAGLIITGNVMVDGRAMTGPGGVVLEDDRHLDRFIAWAETARSRGAQMWMQINHPGRQMPAALGQPALAPSAVALEMGALSRQFAPPRAMTEADIEEVIARFIRSAELAERAGFSGVQIHAAHGYLLSQFLSPLSNRRDDRWGGSLHNRARLLLEIVQGVRATVPPTFAVAVKLNSADFQRGGFSPEDAREVVEMLAPLGVDLVELSGGSYEAPAMTGAARDERSLAREAYFLEFAREIATVATMPLMVTGGIRRRAVAEQVRDSGVAMVGIATALAIEPDLPQHWQQGHDPVPTLRTIDWRSKPLAASAHMAAVKYQLGRLSQRRPTAPGVSPVWALLLAQAAGKCRTRRYRRWIGARAGGY; this is encoded by the coding sequence ATGTCGCTGTTCTCGCCCCTGGCACTGCCCTCCGGTGCCGTCATCCGCAACCGCATCGCCAAGGCGGCGATGGAGGAGAACATGGCCGACGCCGACCATGCGCCTTCCGCTGCGCTGCTGCAGCTGTACCAGCGTTGGGCCGACGGCGGCGCAGGGCTGATCATCACCGGCAACGTGATGGTCGATGGCCGCGCCATGACCGGTCCCGGCGGCGTGGTGCTGGAAGACGACCGCCACCTTGACCGCTTCATCGCCTGGGCTGAAACGGCACGCTCGCGGGGCGCGCAGATGTGGATGCAGATCAACCATCCCGGGCGGCAGATGCCGGCCGCACTCGGCCAACCCGCGCTCGCGCCGTCAGCCGTCGCCCTGGAGATGGGCGCACTGTCCAGGCAGTTCGCACCGCCGCGTGCGATGACCGAGGCGGACATCGAAGAGGTGATCGCCCGCTTCATCCGCAGCGCCGAGCTGGCCGAGCGCGCCGGGTTCAGTGGCGTGCAGATCCATGCCGCGCACGGCTACCTGCTCAGCCAGTTCCTGTCGCCCCTGTCGAACCGCCGCGACGACCGCTGGGGCGGCAGCCTGCACAACCGTGCGCGCCTGCTGCTGGAGATCGTGCAGGGAGTGCGCGCCACCGTGCCACCCACGTTTGCGGTGGCCGTGAAGCTCAACTCCGCCGACTTCCAGCGCGGCGGCTTCTCGCCCGAGGATGCGCGCGAAGTGGTGGAAATGCTGGCGCCCCTCGGCGTGGACCTGGTCGAGCTGTCCGGTGGCAGCTACGAAGCACCGGCCATGACCGGTGCCGCACGTGACGAACGCAGCCTGGCCCGCGAGGCCTACTTCCTGGAGTTCGCGCGTGAGATCGCCACGGTGGCGACGATGCCGCTGATGGTCACCGGCGGCATCCGCCGTCGCGCCGTGGCCGAGCAGGTACGGGACAGCGGTGTGGCCATGGTCGGCATCGCCACCGCGCTGGCGATCGAGCCGGATCTGCCGCAACACTGGCAGCAGGGACACGATCCGGTACCGACACTGCGCACCATCGACTGGCGCAGCAAGCCGTTGGCCGCCAGCGCACACATGGCGGCGGTGAAGTACCAGCTGGGGCGGCTGAGCCAGCGCCGCCCCACCGCACCGGGTGTCTCACCGGTGTGGGCGCTGCTGCTGGCACAGGCCGCCGGAAAATGCCGGACCCGCCGCTACCGGCGCTGGATCGGTGCACGCGCAGGCGGATACTGA
- a CDS encoding FAD-dependent monooxygenase: MLYDVVIAGAGPVGLFLSCELAQAGCSVMVLEQAASPETPLKRLPFGLRGLNAPTLEALDRRGLLDAVAALQVLKPDKGAPPPGTAHWLAQPRPLGGHFAGIPFALDNVDSARWRYRLPTPVPTQMAVELQALEAVLVERAIALGVRIERGCAVQAVQPGETEVAVETAGATVRGRWLVGCDGGRSIVRKQCGFSFVGTAPEFTGHSLLVELDDPTMLTPGRQYTDHGMCNFNPPGVVALADFDGGAGHRTPLDQQAAQALLRRVSGRDVAITALRLSSTWTDGARQAETYRIGRVLLAGDAAHVHSPLGGQGLNLGIGDAMNLGWKLAAVVRGTADDGLLDSYTAERHPIGAKVLDWSRAQVALMRPGAGSRALAAVIAELADTPDGATYLAERVWGVVQQVDLGGVHLLVGRSTPDVRLADGRRVGEALRTGQGVLLRFGPAASLGAVTECWRRCVASVMVAEDNPLGLGAMLVRPDGIVAWACDAGDTEAGLREALQRWFGPAAAA, encoded by the coding sequence ATGTTGTACGACGTCGTCATTGCCGGGGCCGGCCCGGTGGGCCTGTTCCTGTCCTGCGAGCTGGCCCAGGCCGGCTGTTCGGTCATGGTGCTGGAGCAGGCAGCCTCACCCGAGACACCGTTGAAGCGTCTGCCCTTTGGCCTGCGCGGCTTGAACGCACCCACGCTGGAGGCACTGGATCGACGCGGCCTGCTGGACGCGGTGGCCGCCCTCCAGGTGCTGAAGCCGGACAAGGGCGCACCGCCTCCCGGTACTGCCCATTGGCTGGCGCAGCCGCGGCCGCTGGGTGGCCACTTCGCCGGCATTCCTTTCGCCCTGGACAACGTGGACAGTGCACGCTGGCGCTATCGCCTGCCGACGCCGGTGCCCACCCAGATGGCGGTGGAACTGCAGGCGCTGGAAGCCGTGTTGGTCGAGCGTGCGATCGCACTGGGTGTGCGCATCGAGCGCGGCTGTGCGGTACAGGCGGTCCAGCCCGGTGAAACGGAGGTGGCCGTCGAGACCGCGGGTGCAACGGTTCGAGGACGCTGGCTGGTGGGCTGCGACGGCGGTCGCAGCATCGTGCGCAAGCAATGTGGTTTCAGCTTCGTCGGCACCGCCCCTGAATTCACCGGGCACTCGTTGTTGGTCGAGCTGGACGACCCGACGATGCTCACGCCGGGTCGGCAATACACCGATCACGGCATGTGCAATTTCAATCCACCGGGCGTGGTGGCACTGGCCGACTTCGACGGTGGCGCGGGCCATCGCACGCCACTCGACCAGCAGGCAGCACAGGCGCTGTTGCGGCGCGTCTCTGGTCGCGACGTGGCGATCACCGCGCTGCGGCTGTCGAGCACCTGGACCGATGGCGCGCGTCAGGCGGAGACCTATCGCATCGGTCGCGTGCTGCTGGCCGGGGATGCGGCGCATGTGCACTCGCCGCTGGGCGGCCAGGGACTCAATCTTGGCATCGGCGATGCGATGAATCTTGGCTGGAAACTGGCGGCGGTGGTGCGCGGTACCGCCGATGATGGACTGCTTGACAGCTACACGGCCGAGCGGCACCCGATCGGTGCGAAAGTGCTGGACTGGTCGCGTGCGCAGGTTGCGTTGATGCGGCCGGGCGCCGGCTCGCGCGCATTGGCGGCGGTAATCGCCGAACTGGCCGACACCCCTGACGGCGCCACGTATCTGGCCGAGCGGGTCTGGGGCGTTGTGCAGCAGGTGGACCTGGGCGGCGTCCATCTACTGGTCGGGCGCAGCACGCCCGACGTCCGGCTGGCCGATGGTCGTCGCGTGGGTGAAGCACTGCGGACGGGGCAGGGCGTGTTGCTGCGGTTCGGCCCGGCCGCTTCCTTGGGTGCCGTCACCGAATGCTGGCGACGGTGCGTTGCCAGCGTAATGGTGGCCGAAGACAATCCGCTGGGCCTGGGTGCAATGCTGGTGCGCCCGGATGGCATCGTCGCCTGGGCCTGCGATGCCGGTGACACCGAGGCCGGGTTGCGTGAAGCCCTGCAGCGATGGTTCGGTCCGGCGGCCGCGGCTTGA
- a CDS encoding helix-turn-helix domain-containing protein, producing MRSKRWDGKSGCAVEVTLSVIGGAWKPIILFHLMTGKRRFMELTRRVPNATQSMLTSQLRELEADGVVIRHVYPEVPPKVEYELSEFGRTLVPVLLAMREWGETYRGYQSTQGDS from the coding sequence ATGCGTAGCAAACGTTGGGATGGCAAGAGCGGTTGCGCGGTGGAAGTCACGCTGTCGGTGATCGGCGGCGCGTGGAAGCCGATCATTCTTTTTCACCTGATGACGGGCAAGCGGCGTTTCATGGAACTGACGCGGCGGGTGCCCAACGCTACCCAGTCCATGCTGACCAGCCAACTGCGTGAACTGGAAGCCGACGGCGTGGTGATCCGCCACGTGTACCCGGAAGTACCGCCGAAGGTGGAATACGAGCTGTCCGAGTTCGGGCGCACGCTGGTGCCGGTGCTGCTGGCCATGCGCGAGTGGGGTGAAACCTACCGCGGCTATCAGAGTACCCAGGGCGATAGCTGA
- a CDS encoding TonB-dependent receptor, whose product MPLPPPLKPALCLALSLSLATPALASEATADAPKDLDKVEVRGRAQTLYRANDAAVGTRTDTPLELVPQSIQVVPRELIDDQAARQVTDLYRSISGISFFSYAGVTLRGFRQENVLYDGLRGDPYAGFSVPQLFNIERVEVLKGPAGALYGGGDAGGVINYVTRKPKARAERRIELQAGDKDFRAGSIEGTGPLNASGSIRYRAGLYADGEQGLRWNADSESVIGDASLAFDIGQTGELVLQFTDITQNLGGNRLRGVPVNDAGSFLTDRRWNHNEASDFLDMRARVALAQYRFAPRDNLDVDLAARWFSNNEHQMYHEPMGLIDRDRDGVAEWMTRQLRNQIRDNEAFTASGNAVWRINTGRIEHKVLFGADVYQLDADFTAQTANSADLARGAGPVRGIDLFNPVYGASTWHDYNLAALPWRSTSTRSKRYGGYLQDELALGTRWHVLAGLRWDGFKDKDRMGGSSVDGNDLSWRLGSTFTVRDGLNLYANVASGFVPQSAANQNPAAGGPFDAERSRQWEVGLKSLLADRVTLNMAAYRIDRSNIVQATGEVIGGVNQLAALGLVRSTGMELDLLADVTERWVVNLTYAYNDARVKDAGPNGITNASGDRFANAPRNKLGLWTRYDLPSINSAIGFGADHVGERVSLDGQAVKAYTVFDMSWKTTWKQWQFQANVKNLFDKVYAASGFIERNGHFPGEPRRVYVQAAYSF is encoded by the coding sequence ATGCCCCTTCCTCCCCCTCTGAAGCCCGCGCTCTGCCTGGCGCTGTCCCTTTCCCTGGCTACGCCTGCACTGGCCTCCGAGGCCACCGCTGACGCCCCGAAGGATCTGGACAAGGTCGAAGTCCGCGGCCGCGCACAGACCTTGTACCGCGCCAACGATGCGGCCGTCGGCACCCGCACCGATACCCCGCTGGAACTGGTACCGCAGTCGATCCAGGTCGTGCCGCGCGAGCTGATCGACGACCAGGCTGCGCGCCAGGTCACCGATCTGTACCGCAGCATCAGCGGCATCAGCTTCTTCAGCTATGCCGGCGTCACCCTGCGCGGGTTCCGCCAGGAGAACGTGCTGTACGACGGTCTGCGCGGTGATCCCTATGCAGGCTTCTCGGTGCCGCAGCTGTTCAACATCGAGCGCGTGGAAGTGTTGAAGGGGCCAGCCGGTGCGCTGTATGGCGGTGGTGATGCCGGCGGTGTCATCAACTATGTAACGCGCAAGCCCAAGGCGCGCGCAGAACGCCGCATCGAGCTGCAGGCAGGCGACAAGGACTTCCGCGCCGGATCGATCGAAGGCACCGGCCCCCTGAATGCCAGCGGCAGCATTCGCTATCGCGCCGGCCTGTATGCCGACGGTGAGCAGGGCCTGCGCTGGAATGCCGACAGCGAGAGCGTGATCGGCGATGCATCGCTGGCCTTCGACATTGGCCAGACCGGCGAGCTGGTGCTGCAGTTCACCGACATCACCCAGAACCTGGGCGGCAACCGCCTGCGCGGCGTGCCGGTGAATGACGCCGGCAGCTTCCTGACCGACCGCCGCTGGAACCACAACGAGGCCAGTGACTTCCTCGACATGCGCGCCAGGGTGGCGCTGGCGCAGTACCGCTTCGCACCGCGCGACAACCTGGACGTGGACCTTGCCGCGCGCTGGTTCAGCAACAACGAGCACCAGATGTACCACGAGCCGATGGGGCTGATTGATCGTGACCGCGATGGCGTGGCCGAGTGGATGACGCGCCAGCTGCGCAACCAGATCCGTGACAACGAGGCCTTCACCGCCAGCGGCAATGCCGTATGGCGGATCAACACCGGCCGTATCGAACACAAGGTGCTGTTCGGTGCCGACGTGTATCAGCTCGACGCCGACTTCACCGCGCAGACCGCCAACAGCGCCGACCTGGCACGCGGCGCCGGCCCGGTGCGCGGCATCGACCTGTTCAATCCGGTCTATGGCGCAAGCACCTGGCACGACTACAACCTGGCGGCGCTGCCCTGGCGCAGCACCTCCACCCGCAGCAAGCGCTATGGCGGCTATCTGCAGGATGAGCTGGCACTGGGCACGCGCTGGCACGTGCTGGCCGGGCTGCGCTGGGACGGCTTCAAGGATAAGGACCGCATGGGCGGCAGCAGTGTGGATGGCAACGATCTCAGCTGGCGCCTGGGCAGCACCTTTACCGTGCGGGACGGCCTGAACCTGTATGCCAACGTCGCCAGCGGTTTCGTGCCGCAGAGTGCCGCCAACCAGAACCCCGCGGCCGGCGGACCATTCGATGCCGAGCGCAGCAGGCAGTGGGAAGTCGGCTTGAAATCCCTGCTGGCCGACCGCGTGACCTTGAACATGGCGGCCTACCGCATCGACCGCAGCAACATCGTGCAAGCCACCGGCGAGGTGATCGGCGGGGTAAACCAACTCGCTGCACTGGGCCTGGTGCGCAGCACGGGCATGGAACTGGACCTGCTGGCCGACGTGACCGAGCGCTGGGTGGTGAATCTGACCTACGCCTACAACGACGCACGGGTGAAGGATGCTGGACCGAATGGCATCACCAATGCCTCCGGCGACCGATTCGCCAATGCGCCGCGCAACAAGCTGGGATTGTGGACGCGCTACGACCTGCCTTCGATCAACTCGGCCATCGGCTTCGGCGCCGATCATGTCGGCGAGCGTGTCAGCCTGGATGGGCAGGCGGTGAAGGCCTATACCGTGTTCGACATGAGCTGGAAAACCACGTGGAAGCAGTGGCAGTTCCAGGCCAACGTCAAGAACCTGTTCGACAAGGTATATGCGGCCAGCGGCTTCATCGAACGCAACGGGCATTTCCCGGGTGAGCCGCGGCGGGTGTATGTGCAGGCGGCCTACAGCTTTTGA